From Ndongobacter massiliensis:
CTCCATTTTTAAATGGTCTTCTCCTGCTTTTCAATTTTTCATTTGCTATATTATAAATATCTTCAGAAATAATTGGTTCGTGTGTATTTTCTACTATTATCCATTCCTCTTTAGGTTTATCGGATAACCAACCTACTTTGAATTTATAATTAACTTTTTGACTAGCAATATGACCAATATAAACTGGATTTTCAATAATTTCTTTTAGGGTTGTGCAGTCCCACCAATACTCTCCACCATCTACGGTCATTTCTAACTTAGTTTTTTTATTTCTAAGTCCTTTTTTTCTATTCCACCAGGTAGGTGTAGGTATTTTTTCTTCAAAAAGTCTTCTTCTAATTGCTTGTACTCCATAACCACTAAAAGCAAGATCGAAAATTTTTTCAACAATCCATGAAGTTTCATCATCGATTACTAGTTTATGTGGATCATCATTGTCTTTCCTATATCCTATTGGAGCAAGACAACCAATAAATTTTCCTTGCCTTGCTCTTGTCATATAGGCAGATTTCATTTTTTTAGAAACATCTCTTGAATAAAACTCGTTTAAAACATTTTTAAAAGGAACTATTTCGTTGTTTTCTTGAAAGGTATCTACTCCATCATTTAAAGCTATATATCTGACATTGTTCTTTGGGAAGAAATTTTCTGTATAGTATCCAGTCTGTAAATAGTTTCTTCCAAGCCTTGATAAGTCCTTAGTGATGACTATATCCACTTTTTTATTTTCAATATCTCTAATTAGTCTTTGAAATGATGGTCTATTTGTATTTAATCCAGTATATCCATCATCTATATATACATCGTAAATACTCCAACCTCTTGATTTTACATAGTTTTCTAAAAGTTCCTTTTGGTTTTGTATGCTGGCACTCTCTCCTTTCTGCTCATCATCTTTAGATAGTCTGCAATAAATTGCAGCTTTGAATGAAAAGTGATTTGAATTTGTTTGTATCATTTCCTATTCCTCCTTGTTTGAGTTTTCAGAAATAACACAACTTTCTCTAAAACTATTTTTATTATAGCACTCTTTTTTATTACTATCAATATTATATTTGTTATACTCAATTTCATTAGTCTTATTTAATTTGCTTGATTTTTTTATTAATCTTAGAAAAGCGTCTGTGTCTGTTCTTCTATTATCATAATTTCTTTTTACAATATATTTTGTTTGTCTTTTTGTCATAGCTTATCCTTTCATGCAATAAAAAAAAGGCGATTAGATTTTTAATTTTCTAATCGCCTTTTAAGTGTCATATTTACATTTTTATTATCTCTGGCATACTTTTATACCTTTTTAGACTTAAAGTCTTTAATAATGCCTTTCCACCTCTTTTTATCTATAAAGATTCGCCT
This genomic window contains:
- a CDS encoding recombinase family protein; amino-acid sequence: MIQTNSNHFSFKAAIYCRLSKDDEQKGESASIQNQKELLENYVKSRGWSIYDVYIDDGYTGLNTNRPSFQRLIRDIENKKVDIVITKDLSRLGRNYLQTGYYTENFFPKNNVRYIALNDGVDTFQENNEIVPFKNVLNEFYSRDVSKKMKSAYMTRARQGKFIGCLAPIGYRKDNDDPHKLVIDDETSWIVEKIFDLAFSGYGVQAIRRRLFEEKIPTPTWWNRKKGLRNKKTKLEMTVDGGEYWWDCTTLKEIIENPVYIGHIASQKVNYKFKVGWLSDKPKEEWIIVENTHEPIISEDIYNIANEKLKSRRRPFKNGEESIFAGIVKCPDCGKSLNLGRNKSKKREKLLTCNTYRRYGKSLCSQHRIYYDTLYEIVLKDIRKNAEIALKDEKEIIKALEKSREIDNEEEQKFIMDKIYEDQIRVEDLTKKIERLYDDWLDNKISESNFQKILEKSQNEQDYLNQRIKDNQKLIVKEDLEDINVKKWIELIKKHRDIKKLDKEILNELISKIYVHEKEVVNGEITQTIDIYYNFIGNTDTLQVFYNL